From the genome of Litorilinea aerophila:
GACGGTGGGGAAGTGGCCCAGGGTGCCGGGATAGGCCGTGTTGTTCTGGCCGTGGTTGTTGCTGCTATCGGGCGCGTCGCCCAGATCGGTGAAGGGGTTCTCTTGAGGAACGGGGCGGTCGGGGTCATCGTCCTCGGGCATGGTGAAATCGACCACCAGTTCGGGAGGGATCCCGCTTTCTCGGGCCTGAAAGCGAACCAGTTGCTGGTCCGGGCCGGTGCCCAGGACAAACCCGTAGTTGGTCTGGGCACCGCTGAACCAGGCCTGGACCAGGGGCGTCACGTCCCACGCCACCCAGGGGCTGCCAGGGTAGACCACGGTGCTGCTGTTGCTTCCGGGGGTGACCGGCGGCCTGGAGTTCCAGGTCACGGTCATTTCAGACCAGGCGCCATCGACGCGGCCGATGGAGACATCGCTGGCGAAGTTGTCGCTGGATTCGGCCGCCTTCACCCGCAGGGTCGCCTGTTGGATGGTGGCGTTGGCCGGCAGCGAACTCAGATCGAATCGAAGATACGAGCGGACGTTGGGGCCAGCGCCCAGGCTGCCAGCGCCGTAGTTGGCATCGGGGGTATTGGCGTAGACCGCCGCATCTTCCTGGACGGGCAGGACGGCTGTGAAGAGGGCCGCCTGTCCTCTGGCCGGGCGCAGGCCTGCCAATCCCACCCAGAGCACTGAGAGGAGCAGGATGGGGATTGCGCCCAGAAGTCCATATGGGAAACGCCTGGGGTGACCATGGTTGAAGGTCATCTCATCTCCTAGAAAGAGGTTGTGTTGAGTCGGTGAAAGCACTCAACTGGTGAGTGTGTTGAGGGGGAAGGGTGGAGCTACACTTTGAGGATATCCCACGGCGGCGTCCCACAACTGGGAATCTCTGGAAGAAATCGGCTCATAATCGGGTCACGAGTCGCTTTTAAACGAGCTTCCCCCTGGAATTGGGGTATAGTTCAAGATCGTCGGGGTTCGCCCATCGGACGCCGCTGTAGGGGCGCTGCTTGCTGCGCCCGCCCACGCCGGACAGGGCGGGGAGCCCTCTGGGCCCCTGTCCCTACATCCTGCATCGACAAATGTGAAATATACCCCTGGAATTGCGGGCAATTGACAGGCCGGTGGAAATCGTTACAATGACCAGTGGTCGCCGCCATAAAACGTTTTAAAGATCTCGCGCGATTGGGATGGGTCGGACGGTGTCGACCCCGGGCCATCCCAACCGCCGGCACCGCCAGGATCCTGACCATGACCAACCAGAAGCGCGTCACCATCGTCGAAGTCGCCCGCCGGGCGCGGGTGTCCGCCGGCACCGTCTCCAACGCCCTGACCGGTAAGCGACCGGTCTCCCCTGCTACCCGTGCCCGCATCCTGCGCGCCATCGAAGAGCTGGGCTACCAGCCCAACCTGCTGGCCCGGGGGCTGGTCAACCGCCGCAGCGGCACCCTGGGGGTGGTGGTCTCCGGCCTGGAGTACTACGGCCCATCCCGCACCCTGGTGGGCATTGAGCGGGAAGCCAACCAGTTGGGCTACTCTTTGATCCTGGACCTGCTTCACACGCCCGAGGCGGACAACGTGGAGCATGTGCTGGGCATCCTCACCTCCCGCCGGGTGGATGGCATCATCTGGGCGGTGCACGAGGTGGGGGAGAACCGGGCCTGGGTGAGCGAAGAACGCCTCCACCGGCTTCCGCCCATCATCTTTCTGACCATGGGCTTCCGCCCGGGGGTGGCCGTGGTCACGGCGGACAACCGCCGGGGCGCGTGCCTGGCCACCCGGCACCTGCTGGATGAAGGTCGCCGTCGCATCGGCCTGATCACCGGGCCCTTGAGCTGGTGGGAAGCCCGGGAACGGCAGGCCGGCTGGCAGGCCACCCTGGAAGAAGCCGGCCTCTCCCCCGATCCATCCCTGGTGGTGGAGGGCGACTGGAATGCCCCCAGCGGCGAAGCAGGGCTCCACCGCCTGTTGGAGCAGGTGCCCGATCTGGATGCCGTC
Proteins encoded in this window:
- a CDS encoding LacI family DNA-binding transcriptional regulator — encoded protein: MTNQKRVTIVEVARRARVSAGTVSNALTGKRPVSPATRARILRAIEELGYQPNLLARGLVNRRSGTLGVVVSGLEYYGPSRTLVGIEREANQLGYSLILDLLHTPEADNVEHVLGILTSRRVDGIIWAVHEVGENRAWVSEERLHRLPPIIFLTMGFRPGVAVVTADNRRGACLATRHLLDEGRRRIGLITGPLSWWEARERQAGWQATLEEAGLSPDPSLVVEGDWNAPSGEAGLHRLLEQVPDLDAVFVSNDQMALGVLRAAHLLGRRVPEDLAVVGYDNIPQAPYFWPPLTSVRQQLIRLGSVAVRELQKIIERRQAGQEPGEPVQMALEPELIIRESSRAGAGSG